A genomic segment from Pseudomonas sessilinigenes encodes:
- the algK gene encoding alginate biosynthesis TPR repeat lipoprotein AlgK: MNTPTQLAVLPLVAALALAGCAGLPDQRLANEALKRGDTALAQQNYRQLADLGYSEAQVGLADIQVESRDPAQIKQAEATYRAAADTSPRAQARLGRLLAAKPGASDAEQHEAEGLLKKAFANGEGNTLIPLAMLYLQYPHSFPNVDAQRQIGQWRAAGYPEAGLAQVLLYRTQGTYDQHLDEVEKICKASLNSTDICYVELATVYQKRGQAEQQADLIEQLQASHGRGTVSAQRVDSVARVLGDASLGKPDEKTAQALLEQVAPVYPASWVSLAQLLYDFPELGDVEQMIKYLDNGRAADQPRAELLLGKLYYEGKWVPADAKVAEQHFKQALGREVAADYYLGQIYRRGYLGQVYPQKALDHLLTAARNGQNSADFAIAQLFSQGRGTRPDPVNAYVFSQLAKVQDTPQANELAQQLDEQLPPGQRAEAQRLLQQEQAVRGTLAQSTLQLQALQEEDGEESL, from the coding sequence ATGAACACGCCTACCCAACTCGCGGTGTTGCCGTTGGTGGCTGCCCTGGCCCTGGCCGGTTGCGCCGGCCTGCCGGACCAGCGCCTGGCCAACGAAGCCCTCAAGCGCGGCGATACCGCCCTGGCCCAGCAGAACTATCGCCAGCTGGCGGACCTGGGTTATAGCGAGGCGCAAGTGGGCCTGGCGGATATCCAGGTGGAGAGCCGCGACCCGGCGCAGATCAAGCAGGCCGAGGCCACCTACCGCGCCGCCGCCGATACCTCGCCACGGGCCCAGGCGCGCCTGGGCCGGTTGCTGGCGGCCAAGCCCGGGGCCAGCGACGCCGAACAGCACGAAGCCGAGGGCCTGTTGAAGAAGGCCTTCGCCAACGGCGAAGGCAACACCCTGATCCCCCTGGCGATGCTCTACCTGCAATATCCCCACAGCTTCCCCAATGTCGACGCCCAGCGGCAGATCGGCCAATGGCGCGCCGCCGGCTACCCCGAGGCCGGGCTGGCCCAGGTCCTGCTGTATCGCACCCAGGGCACCTACGACCAGCACCTGGATGAGGTGGAGAAGATCTGCAAGGCCTCCTTGAACAGCACCGATATCTGCTACGTCGAGCTGGCCACCGTCTACCAGAAGCGCGGCCAGGCCGAGCAGCAAGCCGATCTGATCGAGCAACTGCAAGCCAGCCATGGCCGTGGCACCGTCAGCGCCCAGCGGGTCGACAGCGTGGCCCGGGTCCTGGGCGACGCCAGCCTCGGCAAGCCCGACGAAAAAACCGCCCAGGCCCTGCTCGAGCAAGTGGCCCCGGTGTACCCGGCGTCCTGGGTCAGCCTGGCGCAACTGCTCTACGACTTCCCCGAACTGGGCGACGTCGAGCAAATGATCAAGTACCTGGACAACGGCCGCGCCGCCGACCAGCCCCGCGCCGAACTGCTGCTGGGCAAGCTCTACTACGAGGGCAAGTGGGTGCCGGCCGATGCCAAGGTGGCCGAGCAACACTTCAAGCAAGCCCTGGGCCGCGAGGTCGCCGCCGACTACTACCTGGGGCAGATCTACCGCCGTGGCTACCTGGGCCAGGTGTATCCGCAAAAGGCCCTGGACCATCTGCTGACCGCTGCCCGCAACGGCCAGAACAGCGCCGACTTCGCCATTGCCCAGCTGTTTTCCCAGGGCCGCGGCACCCGCCCCGATCCGGTCAATGCCTACGTCTTCAGCCAGCTGGCCAAGGTCCAGGACACCCCCCAGGCCAACGAACTGGCCCAGCAACTCGATGAACAACTGCCCCCCGGCCAACGCGCCGAAGCCCAGCGCCTGCTGCAACAGGAACAGGCCGTACGCGGCACCCTGGCCCAGAGCACGCTGCAACTGCAGGCCCTGCAGGAAGAAGACGGCGAGGAATCCCTATGA
- a CDS encoding alginate biosynthesis protein Alg44, with protein sequence MNTAVNVNVVHESEAQRQHARVRIPAKLRFFGTEAKPLEVRIHDLSAGGLSFNAGQQMLAVGSVHKGRLQFVIDNLGLAMDVELQVRSFDRQNGRVGCQFQNLEPQDIATLRHLITSHLAGDLVSMGDVLATLQRDNFTKARKSKDNGSGMSPLGRLRAVTFSAGIFIVGLAAFGFILKSVYGMYFVSHAEAGLVNVPGMNVTMPRDGTVQSLVQANGNVAKGAPLASFSTSMLDVLKGHLDENQLQPAKVEELFGKQMTGTLTSPCDCTVAQQLVADGQYASKGDVIYQLVPRGSLATVEARFSYRQFGDVRPGTKVNLQVAGEDQVRTGTIVSSTSLNGNDLSSDIRVQIKPDAPLGSEFAGRPVEVSSDRGPSMNWLIDKAMAAGL encoded by the coding sequence ATGAATCCGAAGCCCAGCGCCAGCACGCCCGGGTCAGGATCCCGGCCAAGCTGCGCTTCTTCGGCACCGAGGCCAAGCCCCTGGAGGTGCGGATCCACGACCTCTCCGCCGGCGGCCTGAGCTTCAACGCCGGGCAACAGATGCTGGCCGTGGGCAGCGTGCATAAGGGCCGCCTGCAATTCGTCATCGACAACCTCGGCCTGGCCATGGACGTGGAGCTGCAAGTGCGCTCCTTCGACCGCCAGAACGGCCGCGTCGGCTGCCAGTTCCAGAACCTGGAACCCCAGGACATCGCCACCCTGCGCCACCTGATCACCTCGCACCTGGCCGGCGACCTCGTCAGCATGGGCGACGTGCTCGCCACCCTGCAGCGCGACAACTTCACCAAGGCGCGCAAGAGCAAGGACAACGGCAGCGGCATGAGCCCCCTGGGCCGCCTGCGGGCCGTGACCTTCAGCGCCGGGATCTTCATCGTCGGCCTGGCCGCCTTCGGCTTCATCCTCAAGTCGGTGTATGGCATGTACTTCGTCAGCCACGCCGAGGCTGGCCTGGTGAATGTGCCGGGAATGAACGTGACCATGCCGCGCGACGGCACCGTGCAAAGCCTGGTGCAGGCCAACGGCAACGTGGCCAAGGGCGCCCCCCTGGCCAGCTTCAGCACCAGCATGCTGGATGTGCTCAAGGGCCACCTGGACGAAAATCAGCTGCAGCCGGCCAAGGTCGAGGAGCTGTTCGGCAAGCAGATGACCGGCACCCTGACCTCGCCCTGTGACTGCACCGTGGCCCAGCAACTGGTGGCCGACGGTCAGTACGCCAGCAAGGGCGACGTGATCTACCAACTGGTGCCACGGGGCAGCCTGGCTACCGTCGAGGCGCGCTTCTCCTACCGCCAGTTCGGCGACGTGCGCCCGGGCACCAAGGTCAATTTGCAGGTCGCCGGCGAGGACCAGGTGCGCACCGGCACCATCGTCAGCAGCACCAGCCTCAACGGCAACGACCTGTCTTCGGATATCCGCGTACAGATCAAGCCCGACGCGCCCCTGGGCAGCGAGTTCGCCGGCCGCCCGGTGGAGGTCAGCAGCGACCGCGGGCCTTCGATGAACTGGCTGATCGACAAAGCCATGGCCGCGGGTCTGTAA